From Eubalaena glacialis isolate mEubGla1 chromosome 5, mEubGla1.1.hap2.+ XY, whole genome shotgun sequence, one genomic window encodes:
- the CYTL1 gene encoding cytokine-like protein 1, giving the protein MTPQLLPLLLLLLAGPPAAQPAPPTCYSRMLALSREITADFQSLQATEPSERCVRYLPRLYLDIHNYCVLAKLRDFVASPQCWKVAQVDALKDKVRKLYTIMNSFCRRDLVFLSDDCNALEYPILVTTVLPDHQS; this is encoded by the exons ATGACCCCCCAGCTGCttcccctgctgctgctgctattggCCGGCCCCCCCGCCGCTCAGCCGGCTCCCCCGACCTGCTACTCCAGGATGCTGGCCCTGAGCCGGGAGATCACCGCTGACTTCCAGAGCCTGCAGGCCACGGAGCCTTCG GAGCGGTGTGTGAGATACCTGCCCAGGTTGTACCTGGATATACAC AATTACTGTGTGCTGGCCAAGCTGCGGGACTTTGTGGCATCGCCCCAGTGTTGGAAGGTGGCCCAGGTAGATGCCTTGAAGGACAAAGTGCGGAAACTGTACACCATCATGAACTCGTTCTGCAGGAGG GATTTGGTGTTCCTGTCGGATGACTGCAATGCCTTGGAATACCCAATCCTAGTGACCACGGTCCTGCCAGATCATCAGAGCTAA